The following proteins are co-located in the Fusobacteria bacterium ZRK30 genome:
- the miaA gene encoding tRNA (adenosine(37)-N6)-dimethylallyltransferase MiaA, translating into MEVLFMKGIVILGPTAVGKTSLSIKLAKKLNTEIISADSAQVYTGMDIGTAKVDSEEAQGIFHHMIDIVEPINKYNVGEFQRRVNMILETFENEKKTPILVGGTGLYINSVTNGLAELPQSEPLLREQLDRKSAEELYEELERIDPCAAKDIHPNNKRRVGRAVEIFHLTGEKFSVISKRNIKRNNFDFIKIGLERDRNNLYERINLRVDLMVQGGLIEEVKKLYTIYGENLRKINVIGYSEIIDYFKGEITFEEAVFQIKQNSRRYAKRQFTWFKNDPDVVWFDVEKMSEEEILEEILKLI; encoded by the coding sequence ATGGAGGTATTGTTTATGAAAGGTATTGTTATCTTGGGTCCTACTGCTGTAGGAAAAACAAGTTTATCTATAAAGTTAGCAAAAAAATTAAATACAGAGATAATCTCAGCTGATTCAGCTCAGGTGTATACTGGAATGGATATAGGTACAGCAAAGGTCGATTCAGAGGAAGCACAGGGAATATTTCATCATATGATTGACATAGTAGAACCTATAAATAAATATAATGTAGGAGAGTTTCAAAGAAGAGTAAATATGATCCTGGAAACTTTTGAAAATGAGAAAAAAACACCTATACTGGTCGGAGGAACAGGCTTGTATATAAACTCTGTAACTAATGGTTTGGCAGAACTGCCTCAGTCAGAGCCTTTACTTAGGGAGCAATTAGACCGTAAAAGTGCTGAGGAACTATATGAAGAGTTAGAAAGAATCGACCCCTGTGCAGCCAAAGATATCCATCCCAATAACAAACGTAGAGTAGGACGAGCTGTAGAAATTTTTCACCTTACAGGAGAAAAATTTTCTGTCATCAGTAAAAGAAATATCAAAAGAAATAACTTTGATTTTATTAAGATAGGTTTAGAAAGAGACAGAAACAATCTATATGAAAGAATAAACTTGAGGGTTGATCTTATGGTTCAGGGAGGACTCATCGAAGAGGTTAAGAAACTCTATACTATATATGGAGAAAATCTGAGAAAGATCAATGTCATAGGATACAGTGAAATTATAGATTATTTTAAAGGTGAGATAACTTTTGAAGAAGCCGTTTTTCAAATAAAGCAAAATTCCCGTCGATATGCCAAAAGGCAGTTTACATGGTTTAAAAATGACCCGGATGTTGTCTGGTTTGATGTGGAAAAAATGAGCGAAGAGGAAATTTTGGAAGAGATTCTAAAATTAATTTAA
- a CDS encoding ATP-binding protein has product MKEGEILQGEGIKIIVPSSLKNLSLIRALVKTYLIAESVSKKDILRLLTVIDELATNAIEHGYNYHNGEISFFMIKEGNFVKITVEDFGAGFNRLKESKSEGGMGLNIVRGLVDNLEIKPKKVGTKFEILKEVEEETK; this is encoded by the coding sequence ATGAAAGAGGGTGAAATATTGCAAGGCGAAGGAATCAAAATAATTGTTCCATCTTCTTTAAAAAATCTTTCTTTAATCAGAGCCCTTGTAAAAACATATTTAATTGCAGAATCTGTATCTAAAAAAGATATTCTTAGACTTCTGACTGTTATAGATGAACTGGCAACCAATGCAATCGAACATGGATACAACTATCATAATGGAGAGATCTCTTTCTTTATGATAAAGGAAGGCAACTTCGTAAAAATTACTGTAGAAGATTTTGGAGCTGGATTCAACAGATTAAAAGAAAGTAAGTCTGAAGGGGGCATGGGATTAAATATAGTTAGGGGTCTTGTAGACAATCTAGAGATTAAACCTAAGAAAGTTGGAACGAAGTTTGAAATATTAAAAGAAGTTGAGGAGGAAACAAAATAA
- a CDS encoding STAS domain-containing protein, with product MNSNFELIEKDINGIKVIKITGELDAMVAPKLKERLAKLVENETYNFIINCEELSHINSLAMGILRGKLREVKGHDGDIKLSNLNDHIKTIFEMVGLDEIFEICATEEEALAKF from the coding sequence ATGAACTCTAATTTTGAATTAATCGAAAAGGACATTAATGGAATAAAGGTAATTAAAATCACAGGTGAACTTGATGCTATGGTAGCTCCTAAGTTAAAGGAGAGACTGGCTAAGTTAGTTGAAAATGAAACTTATAACTTTATAATTAATTGTGAAGAATTAAGTCACATTAACAGTTTGGCTATGGGAATTTTAAGAGGAAAATTAAGAGAAGTTAAGGGACATGATGGTGATATAAAGCTATCAAACTTAAATGATCATATCAAAACAATTTTTGAAATGGTTGGGTTAGATGAGATATTTGAAATTTGCGCTACTGAAGAAGAAGCTTTAGCTAAATTTTAA
- the rny gene encoding ribonuclease Y, whose product MNTIIMIAAVIVAAGIFSSVLYKKSVVDKKIEDLNNLENSVEQAKIKAEKIERRATFDAESKAKEITIKAKETAYKIKEDAEKEVKLAKNEINQKENRLIKREESLDSKLDRIEAKTVEVNNYEKKLNLKENEIEELKQKQELELEKISELSKEDAKNILLDKLKDDLTHDSAVMIRSFEHKLEEEKDRMTQRILSTAIGKASAEFVSDATVSVVQLPNDEMKGRIIGREGRNIRTIESLTGVDVIIDDTPEAVVLSCFDGVKREIARSALEKLVNDGRIHPTKIEEAIKKATKEVDKGIREAGEHALFELGITGVHPEVTKVLGSLKFRTSYGQNVLTHAIEVGHLAATLAAEIGADVKLAKRSGLFHDIGKVLTHETETSHGLLGAEFLRKFGEKDLVANGAESHHHEVEFKCIESVLVQAADAISASRPGARRETLNTYIKRLEELEAIASSFEGVDSSYAIQAGREMRIIINPEIISDDKTTILSRDIAKKIEETMQYPGQIKVTVVRETRSVEYAK is encoded by the coding sequence ATGAATACAATTATTATGATAGCAGCAGTTATAGTTGCAGCAGGAATTTTTTCCTCTGTACTCTATAAAAAATCTGTTGTAGATAAAAAAATCGAAGATCTAAACAACCTTGAGAACAGCGTTGAGCAAGCAAAAATTAAAGCTGAAAAAATCGAGAGAAGAGCTACCTTTGATGCTGAATCAAAGGCTAAAGAGATAACTATAAAAGCTAAAGAAACAGCATATAAGATTAAAGAAGATGCTGAAAAAGAAGTTAAATTAGCTAAAAATGAAATAAATCAAAAGGAAAACAGACTTATTAAAAGAGAGGAATCTTTAGACAGTAAGTTAGACAGAATTGAAGCAAAAACTGTAGAAGTAAATAATTATGAAAAAAAGTTAAACCTTAAAGAAAATGAGATCGAAGAATTAAAACAAAAACAAGAGTTGGAATTAGAGAAAATCTCTGAATTATCTAAAGAGGATGCAAAAAACATCTTATTAGATAAATTAAAAGACGATCTTACTCATGACTCAGCTGTTATGATCAGAAGTTTTGAACATAAATTAGAGGAAGAAAAAGATAGAATGACTCAAAGAATACTATCTACTGCTATTGGAAAAGCTTCAGCAGAATTCGTCTCCGATGCTACTGTATCTGTAGTGCAGCTACCAAACGATGAGATGAAAGGTAGAATCATAGGACGTGAAGGTAGAAATATCAGAACTATTGAATCTTTAACTGGAGTAGATGTAATCATCGACGACACCCCGGAAGCTGTAGTTTTATCATGTTTTGATGGTGTTAAAAGAGAGATAGCTAGAAGTGCTCTGGAAAAATTAGTAAATGATGGAAGAATCCATCCTACAAAGATTGAAGAAGCTATTAAAAAAGCAACTAAAGAAGTGGATAAAGGAATCCGTGAAGCTGGAGAACATGCACTATTTGAACTTGGTATTACAGGAGTTCATCCTGAAGTAACTAAAGTATTAGGTAGCCTGAAGTTCAGAACCAGTTATGGACAAAATGTTTTAACTCATGCTATAGAAGTAGGTCACCTGGCTGCTACATTAGCTGCCGAAATCGGAGCAGATGTAAAATTAGCTAAAAGATCTGGTTTATTCCATGATATTGGTAAGGTATTAACTCATGAAACTGAAACTTCTCATGGACTATTAGGAGCGGAATTTTTAAGAAAATTCGGTGAAAAAGACCTGGTAGCCAATGGTGCAGAATCACATCATCATGAAGTTGAATTCAAATGTATCGAATCTGTTTTAGTTCAAGCAGCAGATGCTATATCAGCATCTAGACCTGGAGCAAGACGTGAGACATTAAATACATATATCAAAAGATTAGAAGAACTAGAAGCTATTGCGAGCTCTTTTGAGGGTGTAGATTCATCTTATGCTATCCAAGCTGGTAGAGAGATGAGAATCATCATAAACCCTGAAATCATAAGTGACGATAAGACAACTATCTTATCTCGTGATATAGCTAAAAAAATAGAAGAAACTATGCAGTATCCTGGTCAGATCAAAGTAACTGTAGTCAGAGAGACTAGATCTGTAGAGTATGCAAAATAA
- a CDS encoding TIGR00282 family metallophosphoesterase produces MKVLIIGDVVGKPGRNILTDYLERKKSEYDMIVVNGENAAAGFGLTEKIAKQFYEIGVDAITSGNHIWDKKEMVEYLKTDHKILRPLNYPKGVSGVGWNIFTTPAGEKVGVVSLQGRIFMPPIDCPFQRITEVLDEIRKQTTNIIVDFHAEATSEKMAMGRFLDGKVSVVLGTHTHIQTSDSRILDGGTGYITDVGMTGSHDGIIGMTVDSVLPRFLTSLPTKFAICNDNVRINGIEVELDQYGKCSDIKRVDMSIEELDFADFL; encoded by the coding sequence ATGAAAGTTTTAATAATAGGAGATGTCGTTGGTAAACCAGGTAGAAATATCTTAACCGACTATCTAGAGAGAAAGAAAAGTGAATATGATATGATTGTTGTCAATGGTGAAAATGCCGCTGCAGGATTTGGACTAACTGAAAAAATAGCTAAACAATTTTATGAAATCGGAGTAGATGCCATTACTTCTGGTAACCATATTTGGGATAAAAAAGAGATGGTGGAGTACCTTAAAACCGATCATAAAATTTTAAGACCACTGAACTATCCAAAGGGAGTATCTGGAGTAGGTTGGAACATCTTTACAACTCCTGCCGGGGAAAAAGTAGGTGTTGTTTCATTACAGGGAAGAATCTTTATGCCTCCTATTGATTGTCCATTCCAAAGAATAACAGAAGTTTTGGACGAGATCAGAAAACAAACAACTAATATTATCGTAGATTTTCATGCTGAGGCTACATCTGAAAAGATGGCTATGGGAAGATTCCTTGATGGTAAAGTTTCTGTAGTCCTAGGAACTCATACCCATATTCAGACTTCTGACAGCAGAATCTTAGATGGCGGTACCGGGTATATTACAGATGTGGGGATGACTGGATCTCATGACGGGATAATTGGAATGACTGTAGACTCAGTTCTACCTAGATTTTTGACTTCCCTTCCGACTAAGTTTGCTATCTGTAATGACAATGTAAGGATCAATGGTATTGAGGTAGAATTAGATCAATATGGAAAATGCAGTGATATCAAGAGGGTCGATATGTCTATCGAAGAGTTAGATTTTGCAGATTTTTTATAA
- the surE gene encoding 5'/3'-nucleotidase SurE produces MNILISNDDGIYAEGIKILVNHLQDAGHTTYVVAPLEEQSGTGHGITLHQPLRVKEVYRDNTLFGHSVSGKPADTIKVALTHLYDEKNIDFVISGINRGANLGTDLFYSGTFAAASEGTFWRKNAIALSLIVDGNDLYFESAGEFIAEYLKDIKDIKFPIGTLLNINVPNLPTEEIKGIKYTKQSNRKFQEKLIEREDSQGNKYFWLGGHPIKGDHVENSDLEAVENGYISITPVKLNLYDNELGVLLKENAKKEKYEINRS; encoded by the coding sequence ATGAATATATTAATTTCAAATGATGACGGTATCTATGCTGAAGGGATAAAAATTTTAGTTAATCACCTTCAAGATGCTGGTCACACAACATATGTAGTTGCTCCCCTGGAGGAACAAAGTGGTACCGGACACGGGATTACCCTGCACCAGCCCTTGAGAGTAAAGGAAGTTTATAGAGATAATACTCTATTTGGTCATTCTGTTTCTGGTAAACCTGCAGACACTATAAAGGTGGCATTGACCCACCTATACGATGAAAAGAATATTGACTTTGTAATCTCAGGGATAAATCGTGGGGCTAATTTAGGTACCGATCTATTTTATTCGGGAACTTTTGCTGCGGCCTCTGAGGGAACTTTTTGGAGAAAAAATGCCATCGCTCTCTCCCTTATCGTAGATGGGAATGATCTGTACTTTGAGAGTGCAGGAGAATTTATAGCGGAGTATTTAAAAGATATAAAAGATATAAAATTTCCTATTGGAACCCTCTTAAATATAAATGTTCCCAACCTTCCTACAGAAGAGATTAAAGGGATTAAGTATACTAAGCAGAGCAATAGAAAATTCCAGGAAAAATTAATAGAAAGGGAAGATTCCCAGGGAAATAAATATTTTTGGTTAGGAGGTCACCCTATAAAAGGTGACCATGTGGAGAACTCAGATTTAGAAGCTGTTGAAAATGGCTATATATCTATCACACCAGTAAAGTTAAATTTATATGACAATGAATTAGGAGTATTACTTAAAGAAAATGCTAAAAAGGAGAAATATGAAATTAATAGAAGTTAG